The DNA segment CGCTCGAGCTTCTCCTCCCGCCCGCGGCCGGCGACCCGCCCTCGCTCAGGGCTCGCAAACGGATCCTCGCCGCGCTCATGGCGCCGCCCTGCGAGGCGCTGGCGCGGGCGCTCGCGATGCGCCTGCCGCCGTCCGGGCCCGCCTACGTGCTTCTGGACTACCTCGTCGCCTGCCGGTACCGCCGCGGCCTGGCCGAGACCCCGCCTGACGCCACCCGGTAGCGCCCCCGGGCCCCACCGATTGTTGCACCGCTCCGTGGCACGCTTCCTGCAAAGGAGCAGGGAACACGACAACCGAATAGATGCGTTCCCTGCCGTGCTCGTGAGCAGTCGCCAGGTCGTGGGCTGATCCCCAAACCAGTGATTGAGTCGTCCGAACCTGTTGCACGGCACACGCGGGGAACGCATTCTTCTTTCTCTGCCGCCACACGCCTCGCCGTTGACAGCTTCCTGACCCTCTGCTAGACTGCGGCCTCCGCGCGCCCGGGACCTTGGGCGTCGGGGAGGTGCGCGCGTGGACCAGGTCGAGAGACTCGCCCAGGAGGTGCTCAGGCGCCTCCGCGCCGCCGAAGCCGCCACCGCGGCCGGGGTCGGCGCGGCGGACCGGGGCATCCCTGTGGTCGTGTCCGCCCGACACGTCCACCTGTCGCGCGGCGTCGCCGACCGGCTCTTCGGCGAGGGACACGATCTCAGGAAGCTCCGAGATCTCGGACAGCCCGGCGAGTACGCCTGTCAGGAGAGCGTCACCCTCATCGGCCCTTCGACCAGGGCGATCGAGGGAGTCCGGATCCTGGGCCCCCTGAGGCAGTACACGCAGGCCGAGATCTCGCGCACCGACGGCGTCCGCCTCGGGATCGACCCGCCGGTCCGCACGTCCGGCGACCTCGCCGGGGCGGCGCCCATCACGATGGTGGGGCCGCGCGGGACCGTGGCGCTCCGCGAAGGGGCCATCCGCGCGACGCGGCACATCCACATGACCGAGGGGGACGCCCGGGCGCACGGCGTGCGTGACGGGCAGCGCGTCCGCGTGCGGTTCTCCGGACCGAAGGCGCTCGTGTTCGAGGACGTGCTCGTGCGCGTCGCCGGGAGCGCCGCGCTCGAGCTCCATCTTGACACGGACGACGCCAACGCCGCGGACGTGAGGCTTCCCATGACCGTCGACATCCTGCGATGACGCGGTGCCGTCGGTCGGCAAGGAGGGTCGTTTGCCAGGTTCAGCGCTCGGGATGGTCGAGACCAGGGGCGTCGTCGGCCTCGTAGAGGCCGCCGACGCCATGACGAAGA comes from the Candidatus Effluviviaceae Genus I sp. genome and includes:
- the pduL gene encoding phosphate propanoyltransferase, with amino-acid sequence MLRRLRAAEAATAAGVGAADRGIPVVVSARHVHLSRGVADRLFGEGHDLRKLRDLGQPGEYACQESVTLIGPSTRAIEGVRILGPLRQYTQAEISRTDGVRLGIDPPVRTSGDLAGAAPITMVGPRGTVALREGAIRATRHIHMTEGDARAHGVRDGQRVRVRFSGPKALVFEDVLVRVAGSAALELHLDTDDANAADVRLPMTVDILR